From a region of the Cenarchaeum symbiont of Oopsacas minuta genome:
- a CDS encoding DNA sulfur modification protein DndB: MCSLKIVAKMFTYTDVDIPAEQRAQRTLRKSRIPKIRDYMIANPKDYIFSSVTVSVDGPIGFKALSKKDNNLGTISISQNSSILINDGQHRIYAIKEAIFEKSALGNDEISVVFFEDLKLKKSQQMFADLNKHAVKPTKSLGILYDRRNDFATYVVDVTRQVKIFRNKIEMEKTTISNRSTKFFTLSGLENATKNLLGKNKHLTKRDKEFTIDFWNTVSKNIPEWNVLLTGKTTPSELRKDYVHANTNMLEAIAIAGNLLVKKYPKTWTRKLTGLQNIDWGRTNPEWSGKIIVNGKMTKTKMGMTKAAKIIMRYCEIVK, encoded by the coding sequence ATGTGTAGTCTAAAGATTGTAGCAAAAATGTTTACATATACAGATGTCGACATCCCTGCCGAACAACGAGCACAACGAACATTACGGAAATCTAGAATTCCCAAAATCCGAGACTATATGATCGCAAATCCAAAAGATTACATATTTTCATCGGTAACCGTATCAGTTGATGGTCCGATTGGATTTAAAGCGTTATCTAAAAAAGATAATAATCTTGGAACTATATCAATATCACAAAATTCTTCTATATTGATCAATGATGGGCAACATAGAATATATGCAATAAAAGAGGCCATATTTGAAAAATCTGCACTTGGAAATGATGAAATATCTGTTGTGTTTTTTGAAGATCTAAAATTAAAGAAAAGTCAACAAATGTTTGCAGATCTAAACAAACATGCTGTAAAACCTACAAAATCTCTCGGGATATTATATGATAGACGAAATGATTTTGCAACATATGTAGTTGATGTAACAAGACAAGTTAAAATATTTCGTAATAAAATAGAAATGGAAAAAACCACCATATCTAATCGATCTACAAAATTTTTCACATTAAGTGGATTGGAGAATGCAACTAAAAACCTTCTTGGTAAAAATAAACATCTTACTAAAAGGGATAAAGAATTTACAATAGATTTTTGGAATACTGTTAGTAAAAATATTCCAGAATGGAATGTACTATTAACTGGTAAAACAACCCCTTCAGAATTAAGAAAAGATTATGTCCATGCAAATACAAATATGTTGGAAGCAATTGCAATTGCTGGAAATTTACTAGTAAAAAAATATCCAAAAACATGGACACGAAAACTAACTGGACTCCAAAACATAGACTGGGGTAGAACAAATCCAGAATGGTCTGGAAAAATCATAGTAAATGGAAAAATGACAAAAACAAAAATGGGCATGACCAAAGCAGCCAAAATAATTATGAGGTATTGTGAGATTGTGAAATAA
- a CDS encoding type III restriction endonuclease res subunit, with the protein MTLNDTMDWPRSRYDSRINNIVTEFFIPALKESTTYRRIGGFFSSTSIALTARGINEMIKNEGKMQLVISPILTNEDSIILNNCPNDKRDEIIHKSISNGLDLSKEFERNHVAALAYLLKKGFLEIKIDIQIDRDGKCVDYDQALRKNLLDEKLGIFQDREGNVISFRGPINENKQNWECGIFEITVDVDWIDGQRTHVIDDIRKFQKKWEDSKMLKLPQKTKEMLIKNAPSNISELDLTKFNVPQWAMLPNGNILWDHQIRAINSWLNAKNRGIFNIATSGGKTLAALVSASLMPVKSIVLILVPTMVLTTQWEKEIRAFIHNVDLVICDSDHSNWDIILPGKLSGHITNDAVSRKQHLLILSTMKTAISEKFRNNFKNIPSKFLMVIADEVHHLGAPKYSMIFDIDAQRRLGLSATFERDWDEIGTNRILNYFGKPIDEIYTVADGIREKKLSQYEYHPFFAYLNNEEFLEHIEHSKQIKKTYSQLKSTKDHNMTITLEKKYKRLLMDRAQILKKTEDKIRVYGEILKTSPKKPYVVFADDNDQVIKLKEIHKKIIYDMNRGKQNNFEKDDIMIFSGKLNNSERNKILEESKSNQTPLFSMYCLDEGVDIPEFQSAILISSYTSKRQYIQRRGRILRTSTREKIAHLYDIIVFPNPDISITDMEETKIIVSKEKERVRELSQDAINKWNVDGIFNKKLKDIGFIDLDI; encoded by the coding sequence ATGACATTAAATGATACCATGGATTGGCCACGATCTAGATATGATTCTAGGATTAACAACATCGTGACAGAGTTTTTTATTCCAGCATTAAAAGAATCTACCACATATAGAAGAATCGGAGGATTTTTTTCATCTACGAGTATAGCTCTTACTGCACGAGGAATTAATGAAATGATTAAAAATGAAGGAAAAATGCAACTTGTGATCAGTCCAATTTTAACTAACGAGGATTCCATAATATTGAATAACTGTCCTAATGACAAAAGAGACGAAATTATTCATAAGTCCATATCCAATGGTTTAGATTTATCTAAAGAATTTGAAAGAAATCATGTTGCAGCATTAGCTTATCTTCTAAAAAAAGGATTTTTGGAAATAAAAATTGATATTCAAATAGATCGTGATGGCAAATGTGTAGATTATGATCAGGCATTACGGAAAAATTTACTTGATGAAAAACTTGGAATATTTCAAGATCGTGAAGGTAATGTAATTTCTTTCAGAGGGCCTATAAATGAAAATAAACAGAATTGGGAATGTGGCATATTTGAAATAACTGTAGATGTAGATTGGATTGATGGTCAAAGAACACATGTAATTGATGATATTCGTAAATTTCAAAAAAAATGGGAAGATTCCAAAATGTTGAAACTCCCTCAAAAAACTAAAGAAATGCTGATCAAAAATGCACCTAGTAATATATCTGAATTAGATTTGACCAAGTTTAATGTTCCACAATGGGCAATGCTTCCAAACGGAAATATATTGTGGGATCATCAAATTCGAGCAATTAATTCGTGGCTAAATGCTAAAAATCGAGGAATATTCAACATTGCAACTTCTGGAGGGAAAACCTTAGCGGCATTAGTTTCCGCAAGTCTGATGCCAGTAAAATCAATTGTATTGATTTTAGTCCCAACAATGGTTTTAACAACACAATGGGAAAAAGAAATTAGAGCGTTTATACATAATGTAGATCTAGTTATATGTGATAGTGATCATTCAAATTGGGATATAATTTTGCCAGGGAAACTAAGTGGACATATAACAAATGACGCTGTTTCTAGAAAACAACATCTACTAATATTATCAACAATGAAAACAGCAATATCTGAAAAATTTAGAAACAACTTTAAAAATATTCCATCCAAATTTCTTATGGTCATAGCTGATGAAGTACATCATCTAGGTGCGCCTAAATACAGCATGATTTTTGATATTGATGCTCAAAGAAGATTAGGACTGAGTGCTACATTTGAACGTGACTGGGATGAAATTGGCACAAATCGAATATTAAACTATTTTGGAAAACCTATTGATGAAATATACACTGTTGCGGACGGAATACGAGAGAAAAAACTTAGTCAATATGAATACCATCCATTTTTTGCATATTTGAATAATGAAGAATTTTTAGAACACATTGAACATTCAAAACAAATCAAAAAGACGTACTCACAACTGAAATCAACGAAAGATCATAATATGACAATAACTCTCGAAAAAAAATATAAACGATTACTTATGGATAGAGCACAAATACTTAAAAAAACAGAAGATAAAATTCGAGTTTATGGAGAAATATTAAAAACTTCCCCTAAAAAACCATATGTTGTATTTGCTGATGATAATGATCAAGTAATAAAATTAAAAGAAATTCATAAAAAAATAATTTATGATATGAATCGTGGTAAACAAAATAATTTTGAAAAAGATGATATAATGATATTTTCTGGCAAGTTAAATAATTCTGAACGGAATAAAATATTAGAAGAATCAAAAAGTAATCAAACTCCTTTATTCTCCATGTATTGTTTAGATGAAGGTGTAGACATTCCAGAATTTCAATCTGCAATTCTTATTTCAAGTTATACGAGTAAGAGACAGTATATCCAACGAAGAGGGCGCATTCTTAGAACAAGCACTCGGGAGAAAATTGCACATTTATACGACATTATAGTTTTCCCAAATCCAGATATAAGTATCACTGATATGGAAGAAACAAAAATAATTGTAAGCAAGGAAAAAGAACGAGTAAGAGAATTATCACAAGATGCGATAAACAAATGGAATGTAGATGGAATTTTTAATAAAAAACTTAAAGATATTGGTTTTATTGATCTAGATATCTGA
- a CDS encoding DNA sulfur modification protein DndC: MESIFKNKTIDDIYAEIHEVYLEDNRPWILGFSGGKDSTCMIQIIWSALKKLPKANLKKMIYVISSDTLVESPKIVETVTDTLDKMERSAKKSLLPMETNLVRPVLDDTFWVCMIGKGYPAPSNTFRWCTDRLKIKSANKFIEDKVSEHGEVVMVLGSRKDESATRAQVINKHLIKGSHLSHHNLLPQAFVYAPLRDFTTEDVWNYLLQNKSNQWGGNNRDLLAMYQNANAAECPLVVDSSTASCGNSRFGCWVCTVVEHDKSMESMIDNGEEWMEPLLELRQMLKDTQDPEKKNEFRDLKHRNGHVVFWKDKVTYGPYKFEFCKTILSTLLNAQNAVRKNGPDPNISLIHDDEIHEIQRIWRAEHGDWRNSAYEIYKNITKQNISSLLDDLGSFGQLEQNELNIACNEHNIPYRLVSRSLHVEFDMQGMTKRQKVHTLLEKLLAEDWDDDMTHAVQKAQRKRKQLKDVYE, translated from the coding sequence ATGGAATCCATATTCAAAAATAAGACCATAGATGACATATATGCCGAAATACATGAAGTGTATCTAGAGGACAATAGACCATGGATTCTTGGATTCAGTGGAGGTAAAGATTCAACTTGTATGATTCAAATTATTTGGTCTGCTTTAAAAAAATTACCAAAAGCAAATCTAAAAAAAATGATATATGTTATATCTTCAGACACACTAGTCGAATCACCTAAAATAGTTGAAACAGTAACAGATACATTAGATAAAATGGAACGCAGTGCAAAAAAATCATTACTTCCAATGGAGACTAATTTAGTGAGACCTGTACTTGACGATACGTTTTGGGTATGCATGATAGGTAAAGGGTATCCCGCACCATCAAACACGTTCAGATGGTGTACTGATAGATTGAAGATCAAAAGTGCAAATAAATTCATTGAGGACAAAGTTTCAGAACATGGTGAAGTAGTAATGGTTCTTGGCAGTCGTAAAGATGAAAGTGCCACTCGAGCTCAAGTAATAAACAAACATCTCATAAAAGGAAGTCACCTATCTCACCATAATTTACTTCCACAAGCATTTGTCTATGCTCCATTACGAGATTTCACTACGGAAGACGTATGGAATTATTTACTTCAAAATAAATCAAATCAATGGGGCGGTAATAATCGCGATCTTTTAGCAATGTACCAAAATGCAAATGCGGCAGAATGTCCGCTGGTAGTTGACAGCAGTACTGCATCGTGTGGCAATAGTCGATTCGGATGTTGGGTATGTACTGTAGTAGAACATGATAAATCAATGGAAAGTATGATCGACAATGGAGAGGAATGGATGGAACCGCTATTAGAATTACGTCAAATGTTAAAAGATACTCAAGATCCAGAAAAAAAGAACGAATTTCGAGATCTCAAACATCGAAATGGTCATGTGGTATTCTGGAAAGATAAAGTTACTTACGGACCATATAAGTTTGAATTTTGCAAGACAATTCTATCAACCTTGTTAAATGCTCAAAATGCTGTAAGGAAGAATGGACCTGATCCAAATATATCGCTAATACATGATGATGAAATTCATGAAATACAGCGCATCTGGAGAGCAGAACATGGAGATTGGAGAAATTCAGCATATGAAATATATAAAAATATCACAAAGCAAAATATTTCTTCATTGCTAGATGATTTAGGATCATTTGGGCAGTTAGAACAAAATGAATTAAATATTGCATGCAATGAACATAATATTCCATATAGATTAGTATCAAGATCCCTCCACGTTGAATTTGATATGCAAGGTATGACTAAGAGGCAAAAAGTCCATACGTTGTTAGAAAAATTGCTCGCAGAAGATTGGGATGATGATATGACGCATGCAGTACAAAAAGCACAACGTAAAAGAAAACAGCTAAAAGACGTGTATGAATAA
- a CDS encoding AAA domain-containing protein has protein sequence MLFKNIELYNFGRYGGKNFLDTSVTVDRNVILIKAINDRGKTTLFQAIKFALYGDNGLDRKTASNWINMKKASEEDGIMYVEIKFEHEQKICRLKRSIKFRKTDIGKEIETIGNSIVDVYVDDKPIMIEDSDLNKKDWIDTILPKDASQFFFFDGEEIKRYIQQEETQVKQAIEKVLGIKELLNAKEDLTEIYSRFQIEYNKNIKKHNKDERVQNQLEELYEEIKSADQNIEITTNILIDAQRRKQELVKDLEKHQNIKNIVEERKEIESKLNDLKKSLKVDQKNLTTNCGNLGLVLSSSLLDMINNTDEDPPSKDRWQSDVIKFIMSNHLDNCVCERPINDEVRNIFSSKTLNLIPSKKSILKKFVNGILIDHAPAAKLANLLTSLESVSNRNQDIDKQKSILENINHQIRSSEYEKSIKELQSKYEEIVKDINTFETDLDMYRSQKLQLESKKDDLEFKINSSVVDEQLKSTIKRKDMCEIVIDCMEQVINRFYEKRKPKLEEHISKVFSSLTNNPALYRGLKIDKDFSMKVLRNDGTELPTYMYSPSAGASQIVATSMIGGLNKFATKDAPIVIDTPMSRLDPNHQNNLINYYSKMGKQIIILYQPKELENNDIQSITDNLASEWEIESVPNHPDMSNITKKVSYL, from the coding sequence ATGCTGTTTAAAAATATTGAATTATATAATTTTGGAAGATATGGTGGGAAAAATTTTCTTGACACGTCGGTAACTGTGGATAGAAATGTAATATTAATAAAAGCAATAAATGACCGTGGCAAAACCACACTTTTCCAAGCAATAAAATTTGCATTATATGGAGATAATGGTCTTGACAGAAAAACTGCTAGTAATTGGATCAATATGAAAAAAGCTTCAGAAGAGGATGGTATCATGTATGTTGAAATTAAATTTGAACATGAACAAAAAATATGTCGTCTTAAACGTTCAATTAAATTCAGAAAAACTGATATAGGGAAAGAAATTGAAACTATTGGTAATTCTATTGTAGATGTATATGTAGATGATAAACCAATCATGATTGAAGATTCCGATTTAAACAAAAAAGATTGGATAGATACAATTCTTCCAAAAGATGCAAGTCAATTTTTTTTCTTTGATGGTGAAGAGATTAAACGATATATACAACAAGAAGAAACTCAAGTAAAACAAGCTATAGAAAAAGTGCTAGGAATAAAAGAATTACTTAATGCCAAGGAAGATCTTACAGAAATATATAGTAGATTTCAAATTGAGTATAATAAAAATATCAAAAAACATAACAAAGATGAACGAGTTCAAAATCAATTAGAGGAATTATATGAAGAAATAAAATCTGCTGATCAAAATATCGAAATAACTACAAATATTTTAATTGATGCACAACGGAGAAAACAAGAATTAGTTAAAGATTTAGAAAAACATCAAAACATCAAGAATATCGTTGAAGAACGTAAAGAAATAGAATCAAAACTTAATGATCTTAAAAAATCATTGAAAGTAGATCAAAAAAATTTAACCACAAATTGTGGCAATTTAGGTCTTGTTTTATCGTCATCATTGTTAGATATGATAAATAATACCGATGAAGATCCTCCATCTAAAGACAGATGGCAATCAGATGTTATAAAATTTATCATGAGTAATCATTTAGATAATTGTGTATGTGAAAGACCAATTAATGATGAAGTACGAAATATATTTAGTTCGAAAACTTTGAATTTGATTCCTTCAAAAAAATCTATTTTAAAAAAATTTGTAAATGGAATATTAATAGATCATGCACCTGCTGCAAAACTTGCAAATTTATTAACATCACTAGAATCTGTATCTAATCGTAATCAAGATATAGATAAACAAAAAAGCATACTTGAAAACATCAATCATCAAATCCGAAGTAGCGAATATGAAAAATCTATAAAGGAACTTCAATCCAAATATGAAGAAATAGTGAAGGATATTAATACATTTGAAACTGATTTAGATATGTATAGATCTCAAAAATTACAATTAGAAAGCAAGAAAGATGATTTAGAATTCAAAATAAATTCGAGTGTAGTTGATGAGCAATTAAAATCTACAATAAAAAGAAAAGATATGTGTGAAATTGTAATAGATTGTATGGAACAAGTAATCAATCGTTTTTATGAAAAAAGAAAACCAAAACTTGAAGAACATATTTCCAAAGTATTTTCGTCACTTACAAACAATCCTGCTCTATATCGGGGTTTGAAAATAGATAAAGACTTCAGTATGAAGGTATTAAGAAATGACGGTACAGAACTTCCAACATATATGTACAGTCCTAGCGCAGGTGCATCTCAAATAGTCGCTACATCGATGATTGGGGGATTAAATAAATTTGCGACAAAAGATGCTCCAATTGTTATAGATACGCCTATGAGTAGACTTGATCCAAATCATCAAAACAATCTTATTAATTATTATTCAAAAATGGGAAAACAGATCATAATATTGTATCAACCTAAAGAACTAGAAAATAATGATATACAAAGCATCACTGATAATCTAGCTTCTGAATGGGAAATCGAATCGGTA
- a CDS encoding Transposase, with the protein MCVCTNCKRVCEAENDLPKSGSYGKNIIALVTEYRATRIPYDQIPQLVKTACGLVVAKSTVINMIANVSDQMEKDAKTITNTVVQSPFVNIDETSYTRDGQLVWAWCITYKKNIAIIMNKSRGAYVMDAYMDKFYGVAVTDGYPVYKRFDPGGMHQRCWAHELRAAKHMSMRHGGAYRKLYEEMCMLFENTKNYANCGARVRHAFEYAFDCMLDRYHSFEMPEMKRLIKRLVNATETLFAFIEHKDIPPTNNAAERALRDVVVRRKISGQIRGLESMKRMSNFLTCVLTWKAHGKNVFEEVLRIV; encoded by the coding sequence ATGTGTGTATGTACAAACTGCAAACGCGTATGTGAAGCAGAAAATGATCTACCAAAATCAGGATCATATGGCAAGAATATAATTGCCCTTGTTACCGAATACAGAGCAACAAGAATTCCATATGATCAAATACCTCAACTGGTCAAAACAGCGTGTGGTTTGGTTGTTGCAAAATCCACCGTAATCAACATGATCGCAAACGTCTCAGATCAGATGGAAAAAGATGCAAAAACAATAACAAATACAGTTGTCCAATCACCGTTTGTCAATATTGATGAGACATCATACACACGAGATGGACAATTAGTTTGGGCATGGTGCATCACATACAAGAAAAATATTGCAATAATCATGAACAAGAGTCGCGGTGCATATGTTATGGACGCATATATGGACAAATTTTATGGTGTTGCAGTAACTGATGGATATCCAGTGTACAAGAGATTTGATCCTGGAGGAATGCATCAACGATGCTGGGCTCACGAGCTGCGTGCTGCTAAACACATGTCAATGAGACATGGTGGTGCATACAGAAAACTCTATGAAGAGATGTGTATGCTGTTTGAGAATACCAAAAACTATGCCAATTGTGGTGCAAGAGTTCGACATGCGTTTGAATACGCATTTGATTGCATGTTGGATAGATATCATAGCTTTGAAATGCCAGAAATGAAGAGGTTGATCAAACGGTTGGTAAATGCCACAGAAACTCTATTTGCATTTATTGAGCATAAAGACATTCCACCTACAAACAATGCTGCCGAGCGTGCATTACGGGATGTTGTGGTTCGCCGTAAGATAAGCGGTCAGATCAGAGGATTGGAATCTATGAAAAGAATGTCCAACTTTCTAACGTGTGTTTTGACATGGAAAGCACACGGTAAGAACGTCTTTGAAGAGGTGTTACGTATTGTTTAA
- a CDS encoding Transposase: MSGGIYGKNIIVLVTEYRATRIPYNQIPQLVKTACGLVVAKSTVINMIANVSDQMEKDAKTITNTVVQSPFVNIDETSYTRDGQLVWAWCITYKKNIAIIMNKSRGVYVMECIYGQILWCCSN; this comes from the coding sequence ATGAGCGGCGGTATATATGGCAAGAATATAATTGTCCTTGTTACCGAATACAGGGCAACAAGAATTCCATATAATCAAATACCTCAACTGGTCAAAACAGCGTGTGGTTTGGTTGTTGCAAAATCCACCGTAATCAACATGATCGCAAATGTCTCAGATCAAATGGAAAAAGATGCAAAAACAATAACAAATACAGTTGTCCAATCACCGTTTGTCAATATTGATGAGACATCATACACACGAGATGGACAATTAGTTTGGGCATGGTGCATCACATACAAGAAAAATATTGCAATAATCATGAACAAGAGTCGCGGTGTATATGTTATGGAATGCATATATGGACAAATTTTATGGTGTTGCAGTAACTGA
- a CDS encoding Transposase — protein MDNLSKQLKDAHRKEREPNIRDRIVAVQMVRVNNMNIGEVAASLFRTPEWVNQWIERFDEKGIDGLRDLPRSGRPPLIKAHKLDKIISDAIDNTSMYEVSY, from the coding sequence ATGGACAATCTAAGTAAACAACTCAAAGACGCCCATAGGAAAGAAAGAGAACCAAACATACGTGACAGAATCGTTGCAGTACAAATGGTTCGTGTAAACAATATGAACATAGGAGAAGTCGCAGCTAGTTTATTTCGAACTCCAGAATGGGTCAATCAATGGATAGAACGTTTTGATGAAAAAGGCATTGATGGTCTACGAGATCTGCCACGTAGTGGCAGACCTCCATTAATTAAAGCTCATAAACTAGATAAAATAATCAGTGATGCAATAGATAATACAAGTATGTATGAGGTCAGCTATTAA
- a CDS encoding HNH endonuclease yields MRYENYEKMFQNFYDNGHMDSTYKGVFLYALTDVGNYDCKDLVGKTWLNPEGDKIRVELDFIAIRFAKYYWDVFHANIRHIPKNMADNLNPELDNINIFKIIQTEIKNKNTVPNLHELSTPNMEEFRKSVINQSIRREVLKHILKDLDELYVRIPKKNHILIDKELIEFMKENMNNIRANIEIKIDAHLEPINPQLNQIQYHIDYPSPFYHYIEKHKKKYPSLFLIGVESEDSMKNYVKTVEKKILHDELSEDFISVWGLHSTVDNKQIWNQIQKKDIILFSKDGMCLSKGIVHSIIQNADIAKSLWSDTQEGTIRDLMILVNDVIPFRMNLKSSRIQLINPTMDDEYNFAIKQVQNDKVNYLSNAYNGINHALDNISEPHTDLLGEVPQDVRLRLEKGESIVRKGQKEFRNMVLRNYHYQCAVCGITEIDLLEASHILPVKHQNIAGMKDNGICLCVLHHKMFDGGYLYFDVNYNLILNNNIKSENLKNSCTILKINENSCDLLPSQKYLKLHRMNFGFEKNDPNGLV; encoded by the coding sequence ATGAGGTATGAGAATTATGAAAAAATGTTTCAGAATTTTTATGATAACGGACATATGGATTCTACATACAAAGGGGTTTTTCTATATGCATTAACAGATGTTGGAAATTACGATTGCAAAGATCTAGTTGGTAAAACATGGCTGAATCCAGAAGGTGACAAGATCCGTGTAGAACTAGATTTTATAGCAATAAGATTTGCCAAATATTATTGGGATGTATTTCATGCCAATATCAGACATATTCCAAAAAACATGGCCGATAATCTAAATCCTGAACTTGACAACATCAATATATTTAAAATCATACAAACAGAAATAAAAAACAAAAATACCGTTCCAAATTTACATGAATTATCGACTCCAAACATGGAGGAATTTAGAAAATCTGTAATTAATCAATCTATAAGAAGAGAAGTTTTAAAACATATTTTAAAAGATCTTGATGAATTATATGTAAGAATTCCTAAAAAAAACCACATTCTGATTGACAAAGAATTAATTGAATTCATGAAAGAAAATATGAATAACATTCGTGCAAATATTGAAATCAAAATAGATGCACATTTAGAACCAATCAATCCTCAACTTAATCAAATTCAATACCACATTGATTATCCTAGTCCATTTTACCATTATATTGAAAAACATAAAAAAAAGTACCCATCTCTTTTTTTAATCGGAGTGGAAAGTGAAGATTCAATGAAAAATTATGTAAAAACTGTTGAAAAAAAAATTTTGCATGATGAATTATCTGAGGATTTTATATCTGTATGGGGATTACATTCAACAGTAGACAACAAACAAATTTGGAATCAAATTCAAAAAAAAGATATTATTTTATTTTCTAAAGATGGGATGTGTTTATCTAAAGGAATAGTTCATTCTATAATTCAAAATGCAGATATTGCAAAATCATTGTGGTCTGATACACAAGAAGGAACAATACGAGATCTAATGATACTAGTTAACGATGTAATTCCGTTTAGAATGAATTTAAAATCATCTCGCATACAATTGATAAATCCAACAATGGATGACGAATACAATTTTGCGATAAAACAAGTACAAAATGATAAAGTGAATTATTTATCAAATGCTTATAATGGAATTAATCATGCATTAGATAATATATCTGAACCTCACACAGATCTACTAGGAGAGGTACCACAAGATGTTCGTCTTAGATTAGAAAAAGGAGAATCCATTGTACGTAAAGGTCAAAAAGAATTTAGAAATATGGTGTTAAGAAATTATCATTATCAATGTGCGGTATGTGGAATAACTGAAATAGATCTACTTGAAGCTAGCCACATATTACCTGTAAAACATCAAAACATTGCAGGAATGAAAGATAATGGGATTTGCCTATGTGTATTACATCATAAAATGTTTGATGGAGGATATTTGTATTTTGATGTTAATTATAATCTCATATTAAATAACAATATAAAATCAGAAAATCTCAAAAATTCATGTACAATTTTAAAAATCAATGAAAATTCATGCGATTTATTGCCTTCGCAAAAATATCTTAAATTACATAGAATGAATTTTGGATTTGAGAAAAATGATCCAAATGGATTAGTGTAA